TATCAATACTGCCCAGTTTTATCAACCATAGCATACACTTCATCAATCAACACTGCCCAGTTTTATCAAAATTCTTGGCAGGATGAGTGACAACCACAATGGGACCTTTAACTTTCTGGAATCATTTGAAGAAGTAATAGAATCTATTGAAAAAGCCAAAACATCTAATAATAAAGGAAGCATCGTGATAATTTGCTTCTGTAAGGGGGTTTGAAATGATCAACATGCCATACATCTTGCCTTCTTGAACAGAAATAAGCTATTGTTCAACACGATTTTTAATTCAAAAGCCACCTGGTAATGCTTTATATCTACATCATCCATGATACATAAGAAATACACAGACGTGCGCCCCTCATTGTTATATGCAATGACTCCACGCAAAAAGGAAGGGCAATTTGATCGAGCAACATGGTGCTATTTACACTCACAAACAAAAGAGAAGCTGGAGCAAAAGCAGGAGAGCTACTGGAGAATAAAGCTGCCCAGATTTTGGGCAGACATGATGACATTTTTGACGATGCTGACTTTTCAAAGTAGGATGCTGTCTACATAGAAACTGTGATGAATTGATTTGGCAGTATGTTGACAGTAATGCATAGAAACTGTCTACATTACCAGGTGGCAGTATGTTGACACAATTGATAGTTTGTTTTTGACGATGCTGACAGTAATGCATAGAAACTGTGATGAATTGATTTGGCAGTAACAATTTTACTTTAAACCTAAATTAATCTCTATTTGGGTAATACATGTCAACATTATGAGAGAATACAACAAAATGTGGAGATTGAGTACCCTGGCATTTGGAACTAATATGGAGATTGTGTCAAACATATTGCCAAATCAATTCATCAAAGTAGGATGCTGTCTACATTAATTTTGCTGTCTACATTTTCTATGCATTACTGTCAGAAATGATGCTGTCTACATTAGTTTTTATAACTTGAATGATACTTTTCTCCTTTGGTACTTCGAAGTGTCATTTTGCTTTGGGTAAGTAGGAAGAGTTCGAGACTCAAATAACTTGAATGCAAAGCTATCAATTTCTATTCAGAATAATCAACAGCAATCTAGACTCCAATATGGAAAACTCAACCACAGTAAAATTTAATACACATATATTAACAAATATCAGCAGCTCTACAGTTGCTAAAATATGAAGTTTAGCCTGGGAATAAAGTGATACTAACCTTGATTGTTGCTACCTGTAGATGGTCGATAGATCAGTTGATTAGCAGCTTGTGGTGCAGAGGTAGCTTCTCCTAGTGACGAAACAGACAATGTTGCTAGTATGTTTGGATTAATTAATCCTGCACGCTGAAGTTGAGCAATTACATCTGCTGTAATTGCTTGTCACATAGTTCTCTTTTGTTCCTCCATCTTTCGAATCCTTTCTTGCATTTCTTGCACTGTATCATTTGTGGCATTTGAAGTCGGCTCGAAATGGCCCACTTTTCCTTTCAAAGTAGTCTTTGTAACCCCTCGTCCATATAATCTTAAACGTCCTGAATGTTCAGGACCCATGACAGATGAAAATGCATCAACAGACTGACTGCCATCTACACTTTGCTGTGTTTCAATTTTTTCCATTTCAGCCTAACAAAGAAAATTCAACAAAAgaattaaagtaaataaaaaataaggaagaagaatAAATAAAATGATCTCATTTAAAACTTGCAAATAGATAATATTCGTACAATTTTACTAGTTGTATTTTCGTCTGAGTCCTTGTACAAACGCCCAGGTTTTCTTGCTCTTGTGGCCACAAACATCTCCTTAAGTGATATAGATTCCTTTATTTTTTCCTAGTCGCATGAAAATAGATATAAGAGatctttaaaaaatataatagatataataataaataagagtaCACACCAATTCATTACGGATTACAGCAAAACTTATTTTGCCAGCTGTGTGTGGATCCGTCAACTTTTTCTGATTCTCCTTGTTGATTTCGGATGATATCTGCAAATAAAATGAGTCAATACAATATATCTAAATAACACAATTAGTAgcattttgaagaaaaaaaacagAGGAACAAAAGACtatattttcatcaaaattctccAGTATTAACAGATTGTGAAGACTATTGTCAAGACCATGGTTTATATTTACCTGTAGTTTATCAGAACTCCAATATTTCAGGAGTTCTTTAAACTGAAATTCTGGTATATAACCAGGCCTTTTTGTCATTCGAACTTCATCATTTTGATAGGCATCATAATGATCTTTCTTCC
This sequence is a window from Nicotiana tomentosiformis chromosome 5, ASM39032v3, whole genome shotgun sequence. Protein-coding genes within it:
- the LOC104099731 gene encoding uncharacterized protein isoform X1, whose protein sequence is MIMDRSSVEEGMIKATLQEKIHCWRKMDTKDDLWTYTKSKYDIPDAAKTWTLFSIGNAWRRHKSQRKKDHYDAYQNDEVRMTKRPGYIPEFQFKELLKYWSSDKLQISSEINKENQKKLTDPHTAGKISFAVIRNELEKIKESISLKEMFVATRARKPGRLYKDSDENTTSKIAEMEKIETQQSVDGSQSVDAFSSVMGPEHSGRLRLYGRGVTKTTLKGKVGHFEPTSNATNDTVQEMQERIRKMEEQKRTM
- the LOC104099731 gene encoding uncharacterized protein isoform X2, with amino-acid sequence MIKATLQEKIHCWRKMDTKDDLWTYTKSKYDIPDAAKTWTLFSIGNAWRRHKSQRKKDHYDAYQNDEVRMTKRPGYIPEFQFKELLKYWSSDKLQISSEINKENQKKLTDPHTAGKISFAVIRNELEKIKESISLKEMFVATRARKPGRLYKDSDENTTSKIAEMEKIETQQSVDGSQSVDAFSSVMGPEHSGRLRLYGRGVTKTTLKGKVGHFEPTSNATNDTVQEMQERIRKMEEQKRTM
- the LOC104099731 gene encoding uncharacterized protein isoform X4 — translated: MIMDRSSVEEGMIKATLQEKIHCWRKMDTKDDLWTYTKSKYDIPDAAKTWTLFSIGNAWRRHKSQRKKDHYDAYQNDEVRMTKRPGYIPEFQFKELLKYWSSDKLQISSEINKENQKKLTDPHTAGKISFAVIRNELAEMEKIETQQSVDGSQSVDAFSSVMGPEHSGRLRLYGRGVTKTTLKGKVGHFEPTSNATNDTVQEMQERIRKMEEQKRTM
- the LOC104099731 gene encoding uncharacterized protein isoform X3; its protein translation is MIMDRSSVEEGMIKATLQEKIHCWRKMDTKDDLWTYTKSKYDIPDAAKTWTLFSIGNAWRRHKSQRKKDHYDAYQNDEVRMTKRPGYIPEFQFKELLKYWSSDKLQEKIKESISLKEMFVATRARKPGRLYKDSDENTTSKIAEMEKIETQQSVDGSQSVDAFSSVMGPEHSGRLRLYGRGVTKTTLKGKVGHFEPTSNATNDTVQEMQERIRKMEEQKRTM